In Thamnophis elegans isolate rThaEle1 chromosome 13, rThaEle1.pri, whole genome shotgun sequence, one DNA window encodes the following:
- the DYNLL1 gene encoding dynein light chain 1, cytoplasmic, producing MSDRKAVIKNADMSEEMQQDSVECATQALEKYNIEKDIAAHIKKEFDKKYNPTWHCIVGRNFGSYVTHETKHFIYFYLGQVAILLFKSG from the exons ATGAGTGATCGAAAGGCTGTGATCAAAAATGCAGATATGTCTGAGGAGATGCAGCAGGACTCTGTGGAGTGTGCTACACAGGCCTTGGAAAAGTATAACATTGAGAAAGATATTGCTGCCCATATAAAGAAG GAGTTTGACAAGAAATACAATCCTACCTGGCACTGCATTGTGGGAAGAAATTTTGGCAGCTACGTGACTCATGAGACCAAACACTTCATCTACTTTTACCTGGGTCAAGTTGCTATTCTCCTTTTCAAATCTGGTTAG